The following proteins are co-located in the Oncorhynchus keta strain PuntledgeMale-10-30-2019 unplaced genomic scaffold, Oket_V2 Un_contig_809_pilon_pilon, whole genome shotgun sequence genome:
- the LOC118380338 gene encoding ubiquitin-conjugating enzyme E2 D4-like, translating to MALKRIQKELHDLQRDPPAQCSAGPVGEDLFHWQATIMGPGDSPYQSGVFFLTIHFPTDYPFKPPKVAFTTKIYHPNINSNGSICLDILRSQWSPALTVSKVLLSICSLLCDPNPDDPLVPDIAQIYKLDKEKYNRLARDWTQKYAM from the exons ATGGCACTGAAAAGAATACAGAAG GAGCTTCATGACCTGCAGAGGGATCCGCCAGCACAGTGCTCTGCTGGACCCGTGGGAGAGGACT TGTTCCATTGGCAAGCAACAATAATGGGGCCA GGTGATAGTCCATACCAAAGTGGTGTCTTCTTTCTCACAATCCACTTCCCCACCGACTATCCCTTCAAGCCACCAAAG GTAGCATTCACAACAAAGATCTATCATCCAAATATCAACAGTAACGGGAGCATCTGCTTGGACATCTTGCGATCCCAGTGGTCTCCAGCATTAACTGTATCAAAA GTTCTGTTGTCCATATGTTCGTTGCTTTGTGACCCAAACCCGGACGACCCCTTAGTTCCAGACATAGCACAGATCTACAAACTAGACAAAGAGAA ATACAACAGACTAGCAAGAGATTGGACTCAGAAGTATGCAATGTAA